Proteins encoded in a region of the Leptospira montravelensis genome:
- the fliN gene encoding flagellar motor switch protein FliN: protein MGEGSLSQDEIDALLQGADDTFDLSSLSGAASSSSDNLSPIDRDIISDVIGSAFQVAGNTLGTILAKNTRFMNPATESSSSTDIQKELGTKSVSLYSTISGSLAGRACLIMAQENAAKIAGVMMGGMTPPGQLDNAQLQTLKDSLSPILGTVTAQIGMKLGGTMSGSPPEIALVNSGRDLQLPDDNNLVKTSLSLNIDGVGSFKVYYVISLSMANSILDIQKGGGQKQQQQSGGMNVNMQPNMGMGGGQSSVGIKGVNFPSLATAGGGPGQTNLNLLMDVQMALTVELGRTKMYIKDILGLGEGSIIELDKLAGEPVDLLVNGKLIAKGEVVVIDENFGVRVTDIVSPTDRLKGEK from the coding sequence ATGGGTGAAGGTTCACTCTCACAAGACGAGATAGACGCATTACTACAAGGTGCGGATGATACATTCGACCTCTCTTCCTTAAGTGGCGCCGCAAGTTCGTCATCGGACAACCTATCTCCAATTGACCGCGACATTATTTCTGATGTGATCGGCTCTGCATTCCAGGTGGCGGGGAACACACTTGGCACGATCTTGGCAAAAAACACTCGTTTTATGAACCCTGCCACCGAATCGAGCTCCTCTACCGATATTCAAAAGGAACTCGGAACCAAATCCGTAAGTTTGTATTCAACAATTAGCGGAAGTTTGGCGGGACGTGCTTGTCTCATTATGGCACAAGAGAATGCAGCAAAGATTGCAGGTGTGATGATGGGAGGAATGACTCCTCCCGGTCAACTTGATAATGCACAACTCCAAACCTTAAAAGATTCGTTATCTCCTATTTTGGGGACGGTAACGGCACAAATCGGAATGAAACTTGGTGGCACCATGTCAGGTAGCCCGCCAGAAATTGCCCTTGTGAATTCTGGTCGTGATTTACAACTACCAGATGACAACAATTTGGTGAAAACCTCTCTCAGTTTAAATATTGATGGAGTTGGTTCCTTTAAAGTTTATTATGTTATCTCATTGTCTATGGCCAATTCCATTTTGGATATTCAAAAGGGTGGTGGTCAAAAACAACAACAACAGTCCGGTGGAATGAACGTCAACATGCAACCTAACATGGGTATGGGTGGTGGACAATCTTCTGTTGGAATCAAAGGTGTTAATTTTCCTTCTCTTGCGACAGCGGGTGGTGGTCCAGGCCAAACGAACCTCAACCTCCTTATGGATGTGCAGATGGCACTCACTGTGGAACTCGGAAGAACTAAAATGTACATCAAAGACATTTTAGGTTTGGGTGAAGGTTCCATCATCGAACTAGATAAGTTAGCTGGTGAGCCAGTGGATTTACTTGTGAACGGCAAACTCATCGCCAAAGGTGAAGTTGTGGTTATCGATGAAAACTTCGGGGTTCGCGTTACTGATATCGTAAGTCCTACCGATCGACTCAAAGGCGAAAAATGA
- a CDS encoding FliO/MopB family protein, with the protein MYFCLFLVLLTSPVISQSTETKELDQILRQELGETKSKPTDVGNPNSGPKFEGSSNSSKTDPGSETKVSEETNLIQERYADNTDDSPSATWILLKILIVLSILVGAGYFLILQMQKTKSAKYPVKGFMKVLSSLPLSATQSVQIIEVGGRTLVLGVADGSVSLLTEVTAPDEKSQIQKMKEEADPYVPNFLETVLESLQSKAQRKIRINPSKMESLESDGALEIQRKAKEGLERLRKHRELLEGGET; encoded by the coding sequence ATGTACTTTTGTTTGTTTCTTGTTTTATTAACATCTCCTGTAATTTCTCAATCAACAGAAACAAAGGAACTAGACCAAATCCTTCGTCAGGAATTGGGAGAGACAAAATCCAAACCTACTGATGTTGGTAATCCTAATTCTGGTCCAAAGTTTGAAGGATCCTCTAACTCCAGTAAAACGGATCCTGGTTCAGAAACAAAGGTTTCGGAAGAAACAAATCTTATACAAGAAAGATATGCAGATAATACTGATGATTCTCCTTCTGCAACTTGGATACTACTGAAGATTTTAATTGTTTTAAGTATTCTTGTTGGTGCTGGATATTTTCTCATCTTACAAATGCAAAAAACAAAATCAGCAAAGTACCCAGTAAAAGGGTTTATGAAGGTTTTGTCCAGTTTGCCACTTTCGGCCACACAATCAGTTCAGATCATCGAAGTAGGTGGTCGTACACTTGTGCTCGGTGTTGCTGATGGTTCCGTCAGTTTACTCACGGAAGTAACTGCTCCCGATGAAAAATCACAAATCCAAAAAATGAAAGAGGAAGCAGATCCTTACGTTCCTAATTTTTTGGAAACGGTCCTGGAAAGTTTACAATCGAAAGCACAAAGGAAAATTCGGATCAATCCTTCCAAAATGGAAAGTTTGGAATCCGACGGGGCTCTTGAGATCCAAAGAAAGGCCAAAGAAGGTTTGGAACGACTTCGCAAACACCGTGAATTGTTAGAAGGAGGGGAAACATGA
- the fliP gene encoding flagellar type III secretion system pore protein FliP (The bacterial flagellar biogenesis protein FliP forms a type III secretion system (T3SS)-type pore required for flagellar assembly.), protein MKSRFFSFLKRHKSIIFLIGVLFLITAGGFTGLLAQDKGTRIPIPNLSFNVNEAKGPKETSLSLMILFLVTILSLAPAIVMSVTSFTKVVIVFDFVRRALSLQNLPPNQVMMGLALFVTFFIMAPTIGKVNDEALQPYLNGKIDQTAMMEGSMKHLRQFMIRQLGKDGTKDVALFLKIGKVQNVKSFEDVPSYVLVPAFMLSEIKKAFIIGIYIFIPFIVIDLIVASALLAMGFMMLPPVMISLPLKLILFILIDGWNLLVLELVRSYK, encoded by the coding sequence ATGAAATCTCGTTTTTTTTCCTTCTTAAAGAGACATAAATCTATTATTTTTCTCATTGGGGTATTGTTCCTTATCACCGCTGGTGGGTTTACGGGCCTTCTGGCCCAAGATAAGGGGACAAGGATCCCTATCCCGAATTTATCATTTAACGTAAATGAGGCGAAAGGTCCAAAAGAGACAAGTTTGTCTCTGATGATCCTTTTTCTTGTGACCATCCTGTCCTTGGCACCAGCGATAGTGATGAGTGTCACTTCGTTTACAAAAGTAGTGATTGTATTTGATTTTGTGAGAAGGGCTCTCTCTTTACAAAACTTACCACCAAACCAGGTGATGATGGGCCTTGCTCTTTTTGTTACTTTTTTTATCATGGCACCTACTATTGGTAAGGTGAATGATGAAGCCCTCCAACCGTACCTAAATGGAAAAATTGACCAAACGGCGATGATGGAAGGATCCATGAAACATTTGCGTCAATTTATGATTAGGCAACTTGGAAAAGATGGAACCAAAGATGTTGCTTTGTTTTTGAAAATTGGGAAAGTACAAAATGTCAAATCCTTTGAGGATGTTCCTTCTTATGTTTTGGTTCCAGCCTTCATGTTAAGTGAAATCAAAAAAGCATTTATCATTGGTATTTATATCTTCATTCCCTTTATCGTGATCGATCTCATTGTGGCGTCAGCCCTTCTTGCAATGGGGTTTATGATGTTACCCCCTGTAATGATATCACTTCCTTTGAAACTCATCCTCTTTATCCTGATCGATGGATGGAACTTACTTGTTTTGGAACTAGTAAGGAGTTATAAATGA
- the fliQ gene encoding flagellar biosynthesis protein FliQ — protein sequence MTEVDVVNLLREAFIVTLKISSPILITALVVGLIVGILQTTTSIQEPTIAFVPKLVSIFAVIVFFSAWMVRVMTDYTREIFFMIEKI from the coding sequence ATGACAGAAGTTGATGTAGTAAACTTACTTAGAGAAGCGTTCATTGTAACACTAAAAATTTCCAGTCCTATTCTGATCACGGCATTGGTGGTGGGACTCATTGTTGGAATATTACAAACTACAACTTCTATCCAAGAACCTACTATTGCTTTTGTCCCCAAACTGGTTTCTATTTTTGCGGTGATTGTTTTTTTCTCCGCATGGATGGTGCGAGTCATGACAGACTATACCCGTGAAATTTTTTTTATGATTGAAAAGATATGA
- the fliR gene encoding flagellar biosynthetic protein FliR: protein MEAFVLHFQSFLLVLVRLLGLFLVAPFFSSESINFSLRMIFSFMVSLIVYPVVATYMPSVPGHMINYGILIITEILVGVFIGFLVSLVFAAFQMAGEFFNNQIGFGYTEILDPVTQNSLPAIGTMKNLMATALFLVIGAHRFLIETLAYSFEKIRIISFTGKVNAGLYRLMEEAIGAMFVVAFKIALPVMGILFLVSLAEGLMGKAAQQMNVMSMSFPLKVFIGTLTLIATLTFIATQMVQGIQISMDKASLLIREWPNL, encoded by the coding sequence ATGGAAGCATTCGTTTTACATTTTCAATCATTTCTTTTGGTTTTAGTTCGCCTGCTCGGACTATTCCTTGTTGCGCCTTTTTTTTCTTCGGAATCAATCAATTTTTCACTAAGAATGATCTTTTCCTTTATGGTTTCCCTCATTGTATATCCTGTGGTGGCGACCTATATGCCTTCTGTTCCTGGGCATATGATCAACTACGGTATCCTAATTATCACAGAGATTTTGGTAGGTGTATTTATTGGTTTTCTAGTTTCACTTGTGTTTGCTGCCTTTCAAATGGCGGGTGAATTTTTTAATAACCAAATAGGATTTGGTTATACGGAGATTTTGGATCCTGTCACTCAGAACTCACTTCCCGCCATTGGAACTATGAAAAACTTAATGGCAACGGCTCTCTTTCTTGTGATTGGGGCACACCGGTTTCTCATTGAAACACTAGCTTATTCCTTTGAAAAAATTCGAATCATCTCTTTTACGGGAAAAGTAAATGCAGGTCTTTATCGTTTGATGGAAGAGGCCATTGGTGCTATGTTTGTTGTCGCCTTTAAAATAGCACTACCTGTGATGGGGATTCTATTTTTGGTTTCCCTTGCGGAAGGACTAATGGGAAAGGCCGCACAACAAATGAATGTTATGTCCATGTCATTCCCTTTGAAAGTTTTTATTGGAACACTCACTCTCATTGCCACTCTCACTTTTATTGCTACGCAAATGGTTCAGGGAATCCAGATATCTATGGATAAGGCAAGTTTACTCATCCGGGAGTGGCCCAACTTATGA
- a CDS encoding EscU/YscU/HrcU family type III secretion system export apparatus switch protein has protein sequence MKEWIKFEFGWDNIEIIIWIKSLFGGIRVFLSGFFPILQTEVLPGPAIFSSGYYEIDLQLFAAADEGRTEPPSERRRREEKEKGNVPKSNEVASTLVLLGGTMVLFILGDTFIRNTAIFIKKYLPMGMKLDRFGAEEFRVILSGVSRDFFNLLWPVLAITVVFAIVGNVVQVGFMFSPRALSFRLDRITPNFKRVLPNRQTLFNLVKSLAKVVLIGVISYILISGDFLKVLLTGNMGMMQAISLITYSGFKIMMAAGLLLLGIAVADFFFQKSEFEESLKQTPSEAKREMKEDSGDPVMKNRRMQLARDMMQGNMLREVPKADVVITNPTHYSVALSYEMGRDSAPRVIAKGENRLALEIRRIARENDVPIVESPKQARLLYAQVEVGEEIPQEFFQAVVQILITLEKFKKKVGMA, from the coding sequence ATGAAAGAATGGATAAAATTTGAATTCGGATGGGACAACATTGAAATTATAATTTGGATCAAATCATTGTTTGGTGGGATACGTGTTTTTTTATCTGGGTTTTTTCCTATTCTGCAAACGGAAGTTTTGCCAGGACCCGCTATATTTTCCTCCGGTTATTATGAAATCGATCTCCAACTTTTTGCTGCGGCAGACGAAGGTCGAACAGAGCCGCCGAGTGAACGCCGTAGGCGGGAAGAAAAGGAAAAAGGAAATGTTCCTAAATCCAACGAAGTTGCATCCACCTTGGTGTTATTAGGTGGGACAATGGTCCTTTTTATATTGGGTGATACATTTATACGAAATACGGCTATTTTTATTAAAAAATACCTTCCTATGGGAATGAAACTGGACCGATTCGGTGCAGAAGAGTTTCGGGTCATTCTTTCTGGTGTTTCTAGGGATTTTTTTAATCTGCTTTGGCCTGTCCTTGCCATCACTGTAGTTTTTGCCATCGTTGGAAATGTGGTGCAGGTGGGATTTATGTTTTCCCCGCGAGCATTGTCATTTCGGTTGGATCGAATCACCCCTAACTTTAAACGGGTTTTGCCAAACCGCCAAACTTTATTTAATTTAGTGAAATCTCTCGCAAAAGTGGTGTTAATTGGTGTAATCAGTTACATTTTAATTTCTGGTGATTTCCTAAAAGTCCTTTTGACAGGAAATATGGGAATGATGCAAGCAATTTCCCTCATCACTTATTCAGGATTTAAAATCATGATGGCGGCTGGGCTTTTGCTTTTGGGAATTGCCGTTGCTGATTTCTTTTTTCAAAAGTCTGAATTTGAAGAATCTCTCAAACAAACTCCTTCGGAAGCAAAACGTGAGATGAAAGAAGATTCTGGTGACCCTGTGATGAAAAATCGTAGGATGCAACTCGCACGTGACATGATGCAAGGGAATATGTTACGGGAAGTTCCTAAAGCAGATGTAGTCATCACTAATCCAACTCATTATTCAGTTGCTCTTTCTTATGAAATGGGAAGGGATTCAGCGCCTCGTGTGATTGCAAAAGGGGAAAACCGCCTAGCACTAGAAATACGAAGGATAGCTCGTGAAAATGATGTTCCGATCGTTGAAAGTCCCAAACAAGCACGTCTTTTATATGCACAAGTAGAAGTGGGAGAAGAAATCCCTCAAGAGTTTTTCCAAGCGGTAGTGCAAATCCTCATCACCCTTGAGAAGTTCAAAAAAAAAGTAGGAATGGCATAA
- a CDS encoding flagellar biosynthesis protein FlhA has protein sequence MNFRDILKQSDLILGVGTLMILGMLIVPLPGFVLDILIVVSIGLGLLILMTALSVTEPSEFSIFPSLLLITTLFRLALNVSTTRQILSKGPAMNSSVIEAFGTFVVGGESGLGKYVVGLIIFIILTIVQVLVITKGATRISEVAARFTLDGLPQKQMSIDMELNSGAITEAEAKVKRKKVQREVDFYGAMDGASKFVQGDVRAGLIITAINLIGGILIGSTIRGESFLASIETYGKFTIGDGLVSQIPGLLSTTATGIIVTRSSSEKKLTVEIKDQLFGNAKTLYVVAGALGLASLIPGLPFFSLLFLAGAIGYLGYSIEQVAKEEIKKIETVSQEKVQEKKPENYIKEISVEAIQVELGRDLLPLVDSSSGGHLLEQIANTRKKFAIDFGLVIPAIRIIDNLEIPHDNYSIRINGVVVGQSAVKADRLMAMNNTARNLDAIIGEPFTEPAFGLKATWIDPNDKIEVENKGYSVVDPSTVIITHLKELISNYASQLLGREEVKALLEHLRQTHPTLVGELDYDKQGRLGIIQQTLQNLLAEGLSIKNLPKIMDAIANHLPRTNNPFDLAEHVRQALSRQIINDFLSPDGKLHVVTIDPRIIDRMNKSITLDETDGSKLIILPHDIRVRILESVYNELQKALDENRFLIFVVSRYLRQAFAFFLTKELPPRNFAVIASEEIHRGVPTEIASVLSLPSREEHPQEA, from the coding sequence ATGAACTTTAGAGATATACTCAAACAATCTGATCTTATTTTAGGTGTCGGTACCTTAATGATCCTTGGGATGTTGATAGTCCCTCTGCCAGGATTTGTTTTGGATATCCTGATTGTTGTAAGTATTGGCCTTGGGTTACTTATACTTATGACAGCTTTATCGGTCACAGAACCGAGTGAGTTTTCGATATTTCCAAGTTTACTACTCATCACCACTCTCTTTCGGTTGGCGTTAAACGTATCCACAACTAGACAAATTTTATCGAAAGGCCCAGCGATGAATTCCAGTGTGATCGAAGCTTTTGGAACCTTTGTGGTGGGTGGAGAATCGGGACTTGGGAAGTATGTAGTTGGTCTAATCATCTTTATCATCCTAACCATCGTACAGGTGTTAGTCATCACCAAAGGTGCGACAAGGATCTCGGAAGTGGCCGCAAGATTTACACTCGATGGATTACCGCAAAAACAAATGTCCATCGATATGGAACTCAATAGTGGTGCGATTACCGAAGCAGAAGCTAAGGTAAAAAGAAAAAAAGTTCAAAGAGAAGTAGATTTTTATGGGGCTATGGATGGAGCTTCCAAGTTCGTACAAGGGGATGTGAGAGCAGGGCTTATCATTACCGCCATCAACTTGATTGGTGGGATTCTCATTGGTTCGACCATTCGAGGGGAATCTTTTTTAGCATCGATTGAAACTTATGGAAAGTTTACCATTGGGGATGGTCTTGTTTCGCAAATTCCAGGTCTACTTTCTACAACTGCAACTGGTATCATTGTCACACGTTCTAGTTCCGAAAAAAAACTAACCGTGGAGATCAAAGACCAACTTTTTGGGAATGCCAAAACATTGTATGTAGTGGCAGGAGCTCTTGGTTTAGCCAGTCTCATCCCTGGACTTCCATTTTTTTCACTTCTCTTTTTAGCAGGAGCCATTGGTTATTTAGGATATTCCATCGAACAAGTGGCCAAAGAAGAAATTAAAAAAATCGAAACAGTTTCGCAAGAAAAAGTCCAAGAGAAAAAACCAGAAAACTATATTAAAGAAATTTCTGTGGAAGCTATACAGGTGGAGCTGGGTCGCGACTTACTTCCGTTAGTTGATTCTTCTTCTGGAGGACATTTACTCGAACAAATTGCCAACACACGTAAAAAATTCGCGATTGATTTTGGTCTTGTGATCCCTGCGATTCGGATCATTGACAATTTAGAAATTCCTCACGATAACTATAGCATTCGTATCAATGGAGTGGTTGTTGGACAGTCAGCTGTAAAAGCAGATCGTTTGATGGCAATGAACAATACCGCTCGGAATTTAGATGCCATCATTGGAGAACCATTCACCGAACCTGCGTTTGGTTTAAAAGCCACTTGGATTGATCCCAATGATAAAATTGAAGTGGAGAATAAAGGTTATTCGGTGGTGGATCCTTCCACTGTCATCATCACTCACTTAAAAGAGCTGATTTCCAATTATGCATCACAACTTCTTGGAAGAGAAGAAGTGAAGGCACTCCTCGAACATTTACGTCAAACTCATCCTACTCTTGTGGGTGAATTGGATTATGACAAACAAGGAAGACTTGGGATCATCCAACAGACTTTACAAAATCTTTTGGCAGAAGGTTTATCGATTAAGAACCTTCCAAAAATTATGGATGCTATTGCCAATCATTTGCCACGCACAAACAATCCATTTGATTTGGCTGAACATGTAAGGCAAGCTTTGTCACGCCAAATCATTAATGATTTCCTTTCACCTGATGGAAAGTTACATGTAGTCACCATTGATCCAAGAATTATTGATCGTATGAACAAAAGTATCACACTAGATGAAACGGATGGAAGTAAACTCATCATCCTTCCACATGACATCCGTGTGAGGATTTTGGAATCGGTTTATAATGAATTACAAAAGGCTTTGGATGAAAATCGTTTCCTCATCTTTGTCGTTTCTAGGTACTTGAGACAAGCCTTTGCATTCTTTTTGACAAAGGAACTACCCCCCAGGAACTTTGCAGTAATTGCTTCTGAAGAAATTCATAGAGGGGTTCCGACAGAAATTGCCTCGGTTCTAAGCCTTCCTTCCAGAGAGGAACACCCACAAGAAGCATAG
- the dusA gene encoding tRNA dihydrouridine(20/20a) synthase DusA — MTSSVPSYRISVAPMMDWTDRHFRFFMRIISKHALLYTEMVTTGAILRGKDNHRYLDFSKEEHPIALQLGGDSPLALAECAKIGEDYGYDEINLNVGCPSDRVQSGSFGACLMKEPNLVAEMVAACKSKVKVPVTVKHRIGVNGKESYEDLFHFVSKIKEAGVDHIIVHARIAILEGLSPKENRTVPPLRYQDVYQLKKDFPGLTITINGGIKTHAEISDHLTKVDGVMIGRAAYDNPFLFHDVDPLYYGSEEKTHSREEILRELIPYIRSVLKKEGKAHHILRHILGLYYGEKGAREFRKFLTDRMHITSANESILEDYLKR, encoded by the coding sequence TTGACAAGTTCAGTTCCATCGTACCGCATTTCTGTTGCTCCGATGATGGACTGGACCGACAGGCATTTCCGCTTTTTTATGCGGATTATCTCCAAACACGCGTTACTCTATACGGAGATGGTGACAACAGGTGCCATCCTTCGTGGAAAAGACAACCATCGATATCTCGATTTTTCAAAAGAGGAACATCCCATTGCCTTACAATTAGGCGGAGATTCTCCTTTGGCACTTGCTGAATGTGCCAAAATTGGGGAAGATTATGGATATGACGAAATTAATCTCAACGTAGGTTGCCCGTCGGATCGGGTGCAAAGTGGAAGTTTTGGTGCTTGCCTTATGAAAGAACCAAACCTTGTGGCGGAGATGGTGGCGGCCTGCAAATCTAAAGTAAAAGTTCCTGTCACCGTTAAACACCGTATTGGTGTGAATGGAAAAGAAAGTTATGAAGATTTATTCCATTTTGTTTCTAAAATTAAGGAAGCCGGAGTGGATCATATCATCGTTCATGCAAGGATTGCGATTTTAGAAGGATTGTCTCCCAAGGAAAATAGAACGGTTCCACCTCTCCGTTATCAAGACGTATACCAATTAAAAAAAGATTTTCCTGGTTTAACCATCACGATCAATGGGGGAATCAAAACACATGCAGAAATTTCTGACCATCTAACAAAAGTAGATGGAGTGATGATTGGGCGGGCTGCCTATGATAATCCATTTTTATTTCATGATGTAGACCCATTGTATTATGGCTCCGAGGAAAAAACTCATTCGAGAGAAGAAATACTTCGTGAGCTCATTCCCTATATTCGTTCTGTTCTCAAAAAAGAAGGAAAAGCGCATCATATCCTTAGGCATATATTAGGGCTTTATTATGGAGAGAAAGGTGCCAGAGAATTTCGGAAATTTCTCACCGACCGAATGCATATTACAAGTGCCAATGAATCTATTTTAGAGGATTATTTAAAGCGTTAA
- a CDS encoding DNA repair helicase XPB, with translation MTKPLTVQSDKTMLLEVDNPEFEACRDLIAKFAELEKSPEYMHTYRISPLSLWNAASIKMTAEEIIEGLTKFARYSVPKNVMNEVREQISRYGKVKLVKEESGELYIISNEKGFITEIANNRAVQPFVDGMEGDKIRIKKEYRGHIKQALIKIGFPVEDLAGYDEGNKYPFNLRPTTKGGIKFGMRDYQRASVEAFHAGGRNEGGSGVVVLPCGAGKTIVGMGVMQIVGAETLILVTNTLSIRQWRNEIVDKTDIPESDIGEYSGELKEIKPITIATYNILTHRKKKGGDFTHFHIFSANNWGLIVYDEVHLLPAPVFRMTSELQAKRRLGLTATLVREDGLEEDVFSLIGPKKYDVPWKELEAKSWIAEANCVEIRVPMEDDLRMKYSVADDREKFRLASENPEKLRAISYILKKHSTNNILVIGQYINQLEEISNTFKIPLITGKTPLPERQELYQAFRTGQIKQLVVSKVANFSIDLPDANIAIQVSGTFGSRQEEAQRLGRILRPKSQDNTAIFYSLISRDTNEERFGQNRQLFLTEQGYEYEIYTLDQFKETVPEESLTK, from the coding sequence ATGACCAAGCCACTCACCGTACAAAGTGATAAAACAATGCTTCTTGAGGTGGATAACCCAGAATTTGAAGCCTGTCGGGACCTCATTGCCAAATTTGCTGAGCTCGAAAAAAGCCCTGAATATATGCATACCTATCGCATCTCTCCACTTTCTTTGTGGAATGCGGCTTCGATTAAAATGACTGCAGAAGAGATCATCGAAGGTTTAACTAAGTTTGCTCGTTATTCTGTTCCAAAAAACGTGATGAACGAAGTGAGAGAACAAATCTCTCGTTATGGAAAAGTGAAATTAGTGAAGGAAGAATCTGGGGAATTATATATTATTTCCAATGAAAAAGGATTCATCACAGAAATTGCAAACAACCGAGCCGTTCAACCCTTTGTGGATGGAATGGAAGGTGATAAAATTCGAATTAAAAAAGAATACCGTGGCCACATCAAACAAGCGTTAATCAAAATTGGTTTTCCAGTGGAAGACCTTGCGGGTTACGATGAAGGAAATAAATATCCGTTTAACTTACGTCCTACGACAAAAGGTGGGATTAAGTTTGGAATGCGTGATTACCAAAGAGCTTCAGTCGAAGCATTTCATGCAGGCGGCCGTAACGAAGGAGGATCTGGTGTTGTGGTCCTTCCTTGTGGTGCGGGAAAAACCATAGTGGGTATGGGGGTTATGCAAATTGTGGGAGCAGAAACTCTCATTCTAGTCACGAACACTTTGTCCATTCGCCAGTGGAGAAATGAAATTGTAGATAAAACCGATATTCCTGAGTCAGACATTGGAGAGTATTCTGGGGAACTCAAAGAAATTAAACCCATCACCATTGCCACTTATAATATCTTAACTCACAGAAAGAAAAAAGGTGGGGACTTTACTCACTTTCATATCTTTAGTGCCAACAACTGGGGACTCATTGTGTATGATGAGGTTCACTTACTTCCTGCTCCTGTTTTCCGAATGACTTCAGAACTTCAGGCCAAACGTAGGTTAGGTTTAACGGCAACTCTTGTTCGTGAAGATGGACTAGAAGAAGACGTGTTCTCCCTCATTGGACCTAAAAAATATGATGTACCTTGGAAAGAACTGGAAGCCAAGTCTTGGATTGCAGAAGCCAATTGTGTGGAGATTCGTGTTCCTATGGAAGATGATCTTCGTATGAAATACTCAGTGGCGGATGACCGTGAAAAGTTCCGTTTGGCATCAGAAAACCCTGAAAAACTTCGGGCGATTAGTTATATCTTGAAAAAACACTCCACTAACAACATTTTGGTGATTGGACAATACATCAATCAACTAGAAGAGATATCCAATACTTTCAAAATCCCTTTGATTACTGGAAAAACTCCTCTTCCTGAAAGACAAGAGCTTTACCAAGCCTTCCGTACGGGACAAATCAAACAACTTGTGGTTTCTAAGGTGGCAAACTTTTCTATCGACTTACCAGATGCCAACATTGCCATCCAAGTTTCAGGAACGTTTGGTTCAAGACAGGAAGAGGCGCAGCGTTTGGGGCGTATCCTTCGTCCAAAATCCCAAGACAATACAGCGATTTTTTACTCGTTGATTTCGCGTGATACCAACGAAGAAAGATTCGGACAAAACCGACAACTCTTCCTCACCGAACAAGGGTATGAATATGAAATTTATACTTTGGATCAGTTCAAAGAAACTGTTCCAGAGGAATCACTCACTAAATAG